In the Flagellimonas sp. HMM57 genome, one interval contains:
- a CDS encoding AraC family transcriptional regulator, translating into MSNELIIVSGIGALQCILFILLLLLKKNKKLPDTILMFWFFTFFIHLAISVGKELSPSPSAEIFLMTIGFLHGPLFFMYTKAIFDQDFTRMDVLHFMPFILFTVFRFLIQPNFEMFHQIALLFAKLISVTLYPIYILYAYNKRVLKLNIKKADGRMLNLSWIRIIAILFLISTGVGVIRLSVELMVGVPYFKIWDLIRYIILVTVIGFYGLKYGMVYKPEVPYEAFSDSKKYRNSPLKNEDIIHFRKMIHTFFRENKAYLQPDFSLSALSKTLNIPKHHLSQIINSEMNSTFYDLVNSKRIEYAMLRIRESNNLTLEGLGYECGFNSKSTFFSSFKKETGKTPGQYKKEIGTD; encoded by the coding sequence ATGTCTAATGAACTGATTATAGTTTCCGGTATTGGAGCACTACAATGTATTTTGTTCATACTCCTTCTTTTGCTCAAAAAGAACAAAAAACTACCGGATACTATTTTAATGTTCTGGTTTTTCACCTTCTTTATCCACCTAGCAATAAGTGTTGGCAAAGAGTTAAGTCCCAGTCCTAGCGCCGAGATTTTTTTAATGACCATTGGGTTTTTACATGGCCCACTTTTTTTCATGTATACAAAAGCCATCTTTGATCAGGATTTCACTCGAATGGATGTTTTACACTTTATGCCATTCATTCTATTTACAGTGTTTAGATTCCTTATTCAGCCAAATTTTGAAATGTTCCACCAGATAGCGCTATTGTTCGCAAAGTTAATTTCGGTTACCCTTTACCCTATTTATATCCTCTATGCTTACAACAAGCGTGTTTTAAAATTGAATATCAAAAAAGCTGATGGTCGTATGCTCAATCTTTCCTGGATCAGGATTATCGCAATTCTATTCTTGATCAGTACTGGAGTTGGTGTTATTAGACTTAGTGTAGAGCTTATGGTAGGTGTACCGTATTTTAAAATATGGGATTTAATACGATATATAATACTCGTTACCGTTATAGGGTTTTATGGTTTAAAATATGGTATGGTCTACAAGCCCGAAGTGCCTTATGAAGCATTTTCGGATAGTAAAAAATACAGGAACAGTCCTCTTAAAAATGAAGATATCATCCATTTTCGAAAAATGATACATACTTTTTTTAGGGAAAATAAGGCATACCTTCAGCCTGATTTTTCCCTATCCGCTTTATCAAAAACCCTAAACATTCCCAAGCATCATCTTTCTCAAATTATTAATTCAGAAATGAATTCAACCTTTTATGATCTAGTCAACTCAAAAAGAATAGAATATGCTATGTTAAGAATTAGAGAAAGCAACAATCTAACATTGGAGGGCTTGGGTTATGAGTGTGGGTTTAATTCAAAATCCACTTTCTTCAGTAGTTTTAAGAAAGAAACAGGCAAAACTCCCGGGCAGTACAAAAAGGAAATTGGTACGGATTAA
- a CDS encoding RNA polymerase sigma factor, whose product MDFKNDILLAKRLSSGDSKAYDYLMDSFYQNLCVYAYSLTGDDSKAEDLVQNVFVKLWINRKKINPKYAIKNFLYKSVYNEFIDDYRKNKPVIYLEKKYLEAIDLVVENDERNFDELIKLVHKEIENLPKKCKRIFLLSKKEGLTHLEISELLGVSVKTVEGHMSRAFKTLGEKLGPKIEAALFLLFDFRRQLHQLS is encoded by the coding sequence ATGGATTTTAAAAATGATATTCTTTTAGCAAAAAGATTAAGTTCTGGTGATTCCAAGGCATATGATTACCTGATGGATTCATTTTACCAAAACCTTTGCGTTTATGCCTATTCTTTGACAGGAGATGATTCTAAAGCCGAAGATTTGGTTCAGAATGTATTTGTAAAACTTTGGATCAACCGAAAGAAAATAAATCCCAAATACGCTATAAAAAACTTCTTGTACAAGTCGGTTTACAACGAGTTCATCGATGATTATCGAAAGAACAAGCCTGTTATCTACCTAGAAAAAAAATATTTGGAAGCCATAGATCTTGTGGTAGAAAATGATGAGCGAAACTTTGATGAACTGATCAAACTAGTGCACAAGGAAATAGAGAATTTGCCTAAAAAATGTAAACGGATATTTTTACTCAGCAAAAAAGAAGGCCTTACCCATTTAGAAATTTCAGAACTTTTGGGAGTTTCTGTCAAAACAGTAGAAGGACATATGTCAAGGGCATTTAAAACCTTGGGAGAAAAACTAGGGCCGAAAATTGAGGCTGCTCTATTTCTTTTGTTTGATTTTAGAAGGCAATTACACCAACTATCATAG
- a CDS encoding FecR family protein — MKMLKIYKTIVKFLNKEASSKELENLETSLKDANNIPLFNQLVRIDYIISLCMKKYDLDKAKEAVNIKLKTKKREKRLNYFKYTSIAASIVLIISISIYINNNTRSGGATTDVLVNQTIESGSNKAVLTLESGKKIVLEKGKQYRGENLSSNGEEVVYSSQKDVDKKGKQRYNYLSVPRGGQFFLKLSDGTQVWVNSESRLKYPINFVSGETRKVELEYGEAYFEVSPSEKHNGASFNVSTGSQEIHVLGTKFNVRANRDDNAIVTTLAEGKVRVEKNNNRQLLKPDQQSIINDGSNQIIVEHVDASVITSWVRGLFIFEDESLHEMMDVLSRWYNVEVFFESEKFRNIPFTGVLERTKSLNQLLEIIEASSEGEVKFEIKDNVLLIK; from the coding sequence ATGAAAATGTTAAAAATCTATAAAACAATTGTAAAATTCCTTAATAAAGAAGCGAGCAGTAAAGAATTAGAAAATCTTGAAACTTCACTTAAGGATGCCAACAACATTCCACTATTTAATCAATTGGTGCGGATAGATTACATAATATCACTTTGCATGAAAAAGTATGATTTGGATAAAGCCAAAGAAGCAGTCAATATAAAACTTAAAACCAAGAAAAGGGAAAAGAGGCTGAATTACTTCAAGTATACATCTATAGCTGCTTCTATCGTATTGATAATCAGTATTTCTATTTACATAAATAACAATACCAGATCGGGAGGCGCCACTACAGACGTTTTGGTGAACCAAACAATTGAAAGTGGTTCAAACAAAGCGGTACTTACTTTGGAAAGTGGCAAAAAAATAGTTTTAGAGAAGGGTAAACAGTACAGAGGTGAAAACTTGAGCAGTAACGGAGAAGAAGTAGTGTACAGTTCTCAAAAAGATGTGGACAAAAAAGGGAAACAACGCTATAATTATCTATCGGTGCCAAGAGGGGGACAGTTTTTCTTAAAACTATCGGACGGAACGCAAGTCTGGGTCAATTCTGAAAGCAGATTAAAATATCCTATCAATTTTGTTTCGGGCGAAACTCGAAAAGTGGAACTTGAATATGGCGAAGCCTATTTTGAAGTTTCGCCTAGCGAGAAGCATAATGGGGCATCTTTTAATGTTAGCACAGGCTCTCAAGAAATACATGTTTTAGGGACAAAATTTAATGTTCGGGCAAATAGGGATGATAATGCCATCGTTACAACGTTGGCCGAAGGGAAGGTTAGGGTTGAAAAAAACAATAACCGCCAGCTTTTAAAACCCGATCAACAATCGATTATAAACGATGGCTCAAATCAAATTATCGTAGAGCATGTGGATGCTTCGGTCATTACTTCATGGGTACGGGGATTGTTCATTTTTGAAGATGAGTCGCTACATGAAATGATGGACGTGCTTTCTAGATGGTACAATGTTGAGGTTTTCTTCGAATCTGAAAAATTCAGGAATATTCCATTTACGGGCGTTCTCGAGAGAACAAAATCACTGAATCAGTTACTTGAGATTATTGAAGCTTCAAGTGAAGGTGAAGTAAAATTTGAAATTAAAGATAATGTACTACTTATAAAATAA
- a CDS encoding TonB-dependent receptor — MRTFIFLCCSISFALSTNKSFAQNADIAIKKDRTLNVKQAFKLINKQTDYKFIYRSDLLKNAPELFLEKGTIKAKILLDRFLGPINFTYAFTDNNTIVVKRMPATPIIKDSDEEMQQQVSGSVVDGAGVPLPGATIIVKGTTNGTQTDFDGNFSIEVADSNAVLVISYVGFKAQEIVVGDQAQINVKLQEDSSQLDEVVVVGYGTVRKADVTAAITSVAGDEVNITKESNPLDALAGKAAGVDIRFTTNAPGTSPEVLIRGRSSLSFSNDPLFVVDGIPVSSGLADFNPNDIESIDVLKDASATAIYGARGANGVVLITTKRGKVGRTEISYDAYYGFSEPFERIPMMNAQQWSQLRLESLRTVAERNGDPGPSLEEGLFAPQLEAFNAGIDTDWQDLLLQSGLQQNHQIGVLGGTEKVRYNVSMNYFEQEGIIQGSAFERLTLRTNIDVNATERLKLGLSQQVAFSDRENRRHGSLINVIFQSLPLVRPFEEDGTTPTTDPLGDGNYWNPLNDLVDGNYIDNDRFFNYFANIFASYQLSDSFKFTFNFGPELRFERSNDWRSSQSTVGRGGENRARKFNKATTSYNIDNIFDYKKTFNDKHRLDATVFFNVQDIQEEETSAEVRGVQAESFTFNNLSDSSAENRSVDSKLERERWTSIGGRFSYTYKNKYILGASARYDASNKLAPGNKWAFFPGVSGAWVISQEDFLSNSKTINFLKVRVGYGTSGRNTIPAFSTQGTITRTEGSFDDVPAFGFRPDEIANPDLTWEITSSLNAGLDFGFFNNRVSGTFDYYNGKTTDLLLNQRLPSTSGFTEVLRNVGETQNKGFEITLNTVNVKGKDFSWSTNFNFSQNRSTIAALADGNTEDIGNRWFVGEQQSVYFDRVFDGIWQLDEAEEAESFGREVGQIKLADLNEDGQINDDDRRIVGFRDPQWTAGLTNTINFKGFDFSVVALTRQGHTIRQRALFANNSLVGRSNNVLVDYWTPENPSNSFPRPDDDRQGPRDEGASNYFDGSYIRIRNITLGYSFNEIFLNTIGLQKLRFYVTAQNPFLFRSDDRLIDGVDPDVADGGTDDTDEWLPSPRTILFGLSTTF; from the coding sequence ATGAGAACATTCATTTTTCTTTGCTGCTCAATTAGTTTTGCTTTAAGCACTAATAAAAGTTTTGCGCAAAATGCAGATATAGCCATAAAGAAAGATAGAACACTAAATGTAAAACAAGCGTTTAAACTGATAAATAAACAGACCGACTACAAGTTTATTTACAGAAGTGATTTGCTGAAAAATGCACCCGAACTCTTTCTGGAAAAGGGAACCATTAAAGCAAAAATCCTATTGGATAGATTTTTAGGACCAATAAATTTTACTTACGCCTTCACCGATAATAACACAATTGTGGTGAAGAGAATGCCGGCTACTCCTATAATAAAGGATTCCGATGAAGAAATGCAACAGCAAGTTTCAGGTAGCGTAGTGGATGGGGCTGGAGTTCCCTTACCGGGAGCTACAATAATAGTTAAAGGGACCACAAATGGAACACAGACCGATTTTGATGGTAATTTTTCTATCGAGGTAGCGGATTCCAACGCTGTTTTGGTGATATCTTATGTTGGCTTCAAAGCTCAAGAGATTGTTGTTGGCGATCAAGCCCAAATAAATGTAAAGCTTCAAGAAGACTCTTCCCAATTAGATGAGGTTGTAGTAGTTGGTTACGGTACTGTGAGAAAAGCAGATGTGACGGCAGCAATCACTTCAGTTGCTGGCGATGAAGTAAATATTACCAAAGAGAGTAACCCTTTAGATGCCTTGGCCGGTAAGGCTGCAGGGGTAGATATACGGTTTACGACCAATGCGCCAGGCACCTCGCCCGAAGTATTGATCAGAGGACGAAGTTCTTTGAGTTTTTCAAATGACCCATTGTTTGTGGTTGACGGAATTCCCGTTTCTTCAGGTCTTGCAGATTTTAATCCAAACGATATTGAGTCCATTGATGTATTGAAAGATGCATCTGCTACGGCAATTTATGGGGCAAGAGGGGCCAATGGTGTTGTACTTATCACCACTAAGCGTGGTAAAGTGGGCAGGACGGAAATCAGTTATGATGCATATTACGGATTTTCGGAACCCTTTGAAAGAATACCAATGATGAATGCCCAACAATGGAGTCAATTACGTCTGGAATCATTGCGTACAGTGGCAGAAAGAAATGGAGACCCGGGACCATCTTTGGAAGAAGGTCTGTTTGCTCCACAATTAGAGGCTTTCAATGCTGGAATAGATACTGACTGGCAAGATCTTTTGCTGCAAAGCGGTTTGCAACAAAATCATCAAATCGGTGTTTTGGGTGGTACGGAAAAAGTACGCTATAATGTGTCAATGAACTATTTTGAACAAGAGGGAATAATCCAAGGATCGGCATTTGAGCGTTTGACCTTAAGAACCAATATTGATGTCAATGCAACTGAAAGATTAAAACTGGGCCTCTCACAACAAGTGGCTTTTTCTGATCGTGAGAACAGGAGGCATGGATCTTTAATTAATGTTATCTTTCAAAGTTTGCCTCTAGTCAGACCCTTTGAAGAAGATGGTACTACACCCACGACAGATCCATTGGGAGATGGTAATTACTGGAATCCTTTAAACGATTTGGTAGATGGAAACTATATAGACAACGATAGATTTTTCAATTATTTTGCTAATATTTTCGCCTCATACCAGCTTTCAGATAGTTTTAAATTTACCTTTAACTTCGGTCCTGAACTTCGATTTGAGCGTAGTAATGATTGGCGTAGTTCGCAAAGTACAGTAGGTAGAGGAGGTGAGAATAGGGCTAGGAAATTCAATAAGGCCACGACATCATACAACATTGATAATATTTTCGATTATAAAAAAACGTTCAATGACAAACATCGCTTGGATGCTACCGTGTTTTTCAACGTTCAGGATATTCAAGAGGAAGAGACCAGTGCCGAGGTCAGAGGAGTGCAGGCAGAAAGCTTTACGTTTAACAATCTAAGTGATTCTTCGGCAGAGAATAGGAGTGTTGACAGCAAGTTGGAACGGGAAAGATGGACTTCTATCGGAGGGCGTTTCTCTTATACGTACAAAAATAAGTATATCCTTGGGGCCTCTGCAAGATACGATGCATCCAACAAGCTGGCACCAGGTAATAAATGGGCTTTTTTCCCCGGTGTTTCGGGGGCATGGGTAATTAGCCAAGAAGATTTTCTATCGAATTCAAAAACAATAAATTTTTTAAAGGTTAGGGTGGGTTATGGTACCTCTGGTCGTAATACAATACCTGCTTTTAGCACACAGGGAACAATAACAAGAACCGAAGGCTCTTTCGATGACGTACCTGCGTTTGGATTTAGGCCTGATGAAATTGCCAACCCTGATCTTACATGGGAGATTACCTCTTCTCTTAATGCCGGACTTGATTTTGGGTTCTTTAATAACAGGGTTTCAGGAACGTTCGATTATTACAATGGCAAGACAACAGACCTTCTTTTAAACCAAAGGCTTCCAAGTACATCAGGTTTTACAGAAGTACTTCGTAATGTTGGAGAGACACAGAACAAAGGGTTTGAAATCACCTTGAATACGGTTAATGTGAAAGGAAAAGATTTTTCATGGTCCACCAACTTTAACTTCTCTCAGAATAGAAGCACTATTGCAGCTCTAGCTGATGGCAATACTGAAGATATTGGTAACCGTTGGTTTGTTGGGGAACAACAATCGGTCTACTTTGATCGTGTTTTTGATGGCATATGGCAATTGGATGAAGCTGAAGAAGCAGAGTCCTTTGGTAGAGAGGTTGGGCAGATCAAGTTGGCAGACTTGAATGAAGATGGTCAGATAAATGACGATGACCGTAGAATTGTTGGTTTTCGAGATCCCCAATGGACAGCAGGCCTTACCAACACCATAAACTTCAAAGGATTTGATTTCTCTGTTGTTGCTCTTACCAGACAAGGCCATACCATTCGTCAACGTGCGTTGTTTGCGAACAATTCGTTGGTTGGAAGGAGCAATAATGTTCTAGTTGATTATTGGACGCCAGAAAACCCTAGCAACAGTTTTCCAAGACCTGACGATGATCGGCAAGGGCCCAGGGACGAAGGCGCTTCAAATTACTTTGACGGATCTTACATAAGAATTCGAAATATTACTTTGGGATATAGCTTTAATGAGATATTCTTAAATACAATAGGCTTACAAAAATTAAGATTTTATGTAACCGCACAAAACCCATTTCTATTTAGATCTGATGACCGCTTAATTGATGGGGTAGATCCTGATGTTGCTGATGGAGGTACTGACGATACTGATGAATGGCTGCCAAGTCCCCGTACTATTTTATTTGGTTTAAGTACTACTTTTTAA
- a CDS encoding RagB/SusD family nutrient uptake outer membrane protein: MKTMKFIKTIALIAALVFISCEEYLEEELTGEATGGVFNTAEGIDFALNGAYSSFTELMGNGNNREDGWTLTTLGTDTFQNGSDGGNKRYNRYDADLNADHGVLIAAWDDLYRGINTANVVIGRAPNVIEDTDELNNILGQARFLRGYYYYWLVRQWGPVHLTTEETSGVETEANRTPVSEIYAQIIADLQFAIDNLPEMQSDRGRITSWAAKTAMAEVHLTNGDYDLAAEFAEDVIDNGPFSLVKPFSDLWKLENHDDNSEVIYSVQFAADRLFDATGNPAHLFFLMEYDRRNGMRRDLQNGRPFKRFKPTSYLLELFDDEDQRYDGTFRSVWFANNPDNLPDGLAIGDTAVYLPRIALSPEEKEVRPFANEIYNRDELTERIYPSVKKWEQPNRIDVNSDSGDRDFIVYRYADVLLIAAEANALKASPDQTKALQYLNEVRMRAYNVDNVGALPSIDAVDVDVILEERAKEFVAEGKRWFDLVRTGKLVERVRLHNPGGASNIQDFHVLRPIPLTQIDRTSNDYPQNQGY; the protein is encoded by the coding sequence ATGAAAACAATGAAATTTATAAAAACTATAGCGTTGATAGCGGCATTGGTCTTTATTTCGTGCGAAGAATACCTAGAAGAAGAGCTTACCGGAGAAGCAACTGGAGGTGTTTTCAATACAGCCGAAGGCATTGATTTTGCCCTGAATGGGGCTTATTCATCTTTTACTGAATTAATGGGTAACGGTAATAACAGGGAAGATGGCTGGACGTTGACCACGCTCGGTACCGATACCTTTCAAAATGGTTCAGATGGAGGGAATAAAAGATACAATAGATATGACGCAGACCTCAATGCAGATCACGGAGTGCTTATAGCAGCTTGGGATGATTTGTATCGTGGAATCAATACAGCAAATGTAGTCATCGGACGTGCTCCTAATGTAATCGAAGATACAGATGAGTTAAACAACATTCTTGGACAGGCCCGTTTTTTACGAGGGTACTATTATTATTGGTTGGTTCGTCAATGGGGTCCCGTACATTTAACGACAGAAGAAACTTCAGGAGTAGAAACCGAGGCCAATAGAACTCCAGTTTCCGAAATCTATGCTCAGATTATTGCCGATTTACAATTTGCCATAGATAATCTTCCAGAAATGCAAAGTGATCGTGGGCGTATTACTTCGTGGGCTGCCAAGACAGCTATGGCAGAAGTCCATTTAACCAATGGGGATTATGATTTGGCTGCAGAATTTGCCGAAGATGTCATCGACAATGGTCCTTTCTCATTGGTTAAGCCGTTTTCTGATTTATGGAAATTGGAAAATCATGATGATAATTCTGAAGTCATTTATTCTGTGCAATTTGCTGCGGATCGTTTATTTGACGCTACGGGAAACCCTGCACATCTGTTCTTTTTAATGGAATATGATAGAAGAAACGGTATGAGAAGAGATTTGCAGAATGGGAGACCATTTAAGAGATTCAAACCAACAAGTTACTTGTTAGAACTTTTTGACGATGAAGATCAACGTTATGATGGAACTTTCAGGAGTGTTTGGTTTGCAAATAACCCCGACAATTTACCAGATGGGCTTGCTATTGGAGATACAGCGGTTTATCTGCCCAGAATTGCTTTGTCGCCAGAGGAAAAGGAAGTGAGACCTTTTGCCAACGAAATTTATAATAGGGATGAACTTACTGAAAGAATCTACCCTTCAGTGAAAAAATGGGAGCAGCCCAATAGAATAGATGTCAATTCAGATTCGGGCGATCGCGACTTCATTGTGTATAGATATGCTGATGTCCTGTTAATTGCTGCGGAGGCAAATGCTTTAAAAGCTTCACCTGATCAAACCAAGGCGCTACAATACCTGAATGAAGTACGTATGCGGGCCTATAATGTTGACAATGTTGGAGCATTGCCCTCTATTGATGCGGTTGATGTTGATGTGATTTTAGAAGAAAGAGCAAAAGAATTTGTTGCAGAAGGAAAGCGATGGTTTGATTTGGTACGAACTGGTAAATTGGTGGAACGTGTAAGACTACATAATCCGGGAGGCGCATCTAACATACAGGATTTTCATGTCTTGCGTCCCATCCCATTGACACAGATAGATAGAACATCGAATGATTACCCCCAAAATCAAGGTTATTAA